The following are encoded together in the Streptomyces sp. NBC_01465 genome:
- a CDS encoding glycoside hydrolase family 53 protein, which translates to MRRRTLLKAAAASVAAPALLTATAGRASAATSLSVRGIDISSLPKSEALGGVYYSTSGTKTDAVQLMSTAGISHARLKVWVNPADGYNNKAHILPLALRLKAKGIKLLIDFHYSDTWCDPGNQAKPAAWSSYTVAQLSTAVYNHTADVLGALVAQGTPADLVQIGNETDGGILWPTGNWDNLDNLATFLKSGISAAKATTPGVRTILHLSNGGTQSLYTWFFDNMKSRGVVWDVIGMSFYPYWHGALTDLAANLAYVTARYGTPALVAETAYPWTLTDKDGFANLVNASSQLTSGYPATSAGQNAWVRAVADTVAATPNGMGLGYVYWEGFWTAVTGNGWDPTNASSGNNWENQALFDYSSKALPALASIGSYRA; encoded by the coding sequence ATGCGCAGACGTACGTTGCTCAAAGCCGCCGCCGCCTCGGTCGCAGCCCCCGCCCTCCTCACCGCGACCGCAGGCAGGGCCTCGGCAGCGACCTCCCTCTCCGTCCGGGGGATCGACATCTCCTCGCTGCCCAAGTCCGAGGCGCTGGGCGGGGTGTACTACTCCACCAGCGGCACCAAGACGGACGCGGTCCAGCTGATGTCGACGGCCGGCATCAGCCACGCCCGCCTCAAGGTCTGGGTCAATCCGGCCGACGGCTACAACAACAAGGCGCACATCCTCCCGCTCGCCCTGCGCCTGAAGGCGAAGGGCATCAAGCTGCTCATCGACTTCCACTACTCCGACACCTGGTGCGACCCGGGCAACCAGGCCAAGCCCGCCGCCTGGTCGAGCTACACGGTCGCGCAGCTCTCCACAGCGGTCTACAACCACACAGCGGACGTCCTCGGCGCACTCGTCGCCCAGGGCACCCCCGCCGACCTGGTGCAGATCGGCAACGAGACGGACGGCGGCATCCTCTGGCCGACCGGCAACTGGGACAACCTCGACAACCTGGCGACGTTCCTCAAGTCGGGCATCAGCGCGGCGAAGGCCACCACGCCGGGCGTCCGCACGATCCTGCACCTCTCCAACGGCGGTACGCAGAGCCTCTACACGTGGTTCTTCGACAACATGAAGTCGCGGGGTGTGGTCTGGGACGTGATCGGGATGTCGTTCTACCCGTACTGGCACGGCGCCCTCACGGACCTGGCGGCCAACCTCGCCTACGTCACGGCCCGTTACGGCACTCCGGCCCTGGTCGCCGAGACCGCGTACCCCTGGACGCTCACGGACAAGGACGGCTTCGCCAACCTGGTCAACGCGAGCAGCCAGCTCACCTCCGGCTACCCGGCGACCTCCGCCGGCCAGAACGCCTGGGTGCGGGCGGTGGCCGACACGGTGGCGGCGACCCCGAACGGAATGGGCCTCGGCTATGTCTACTGGGAGGGATTCTGGACGGCGGTGACCGGCAACGGCTGGGATCCGACCAACGCGTCCTCCGGCAACAACTGGGAGAACCAGGCCCTGTTCGACTACAGCAGCAAGGCACTGCCGGCGCTGGCGTCGATCGGCTCGTACCGCGCCTGA
- a CDS encoding ABC transporter substrate-binding protein: protein MSIHRHQINRRTVLAGALSVAAAGTLAACGSSDKGSGKSSGPVKLSYWSWAPGMEKVAAIWNKKNPDITVTVSKQASGGEMISKLITAKKAGNAPDLIQVEYQSLPTLVSNDVLADIAKYAKDAKSHFSDGIWGMVTLGSDALYAVPQDSGPLMFYYREDLFKKHNLKVPTTWDEFAETARAAKKAAPDAFLTTFSSQDSGLFAGLAQQAGAKWWTVDADGKWTVDIASDATDKVAGFWGGLVEEGVIDNQPMYTPAWNNALNKGTHLAWVSAVWAPGVLVSSAPDTKGKWRMAPLPQWSAGENVTGSWGGSSTGVSTDSKNAEAAAKFIKWLNTDTEALAALVKESGIYPAATEAQSGSVLATPAFFPNQKDFYATAAKISATTVASAWGPNVQTAYDAFTDSFGKATKAKKKTKFLSAVGDMQSQTFADMKKQGFKVTEG from the coding sequence ATGTCGATCCACCGCCACCAGATCAACAGGCGAACCGTGCTCGCCGGCGCCCTGAGCGTCGCCGCCGCCGGCACGCTCGCGGCCTGCGGCAGCTCGGACAAGGGCTCCGGCAAGAGCAGCGGACCGGTCAAGCTCTCCTACTGGTCGTGGGCGCCGGGCATGGAAAAGGTTGCCGCGATCTGGAACAAGAAGAACCCCGACATCACGGTGACGGTGTCGAAGCAGGCCAGCGGTGGCGAGATGATCTCCAAGCTGATCACGGCGAAGAAGGCGGGCAACGCCCCCGACCTGATCCAGGTCGAGTACCAGTCCCTGCCGACCCTGGTCTCCAACGACGTCCTCGCCGACATCGCGAAGTACGCCAAGGACGCCAAGTCCCACTTCTCCGACGGCATTTGGGGCATGGTCACCCTCGGCAGCGACGCGCTCTACGCGGTCCCGCAGGACTCCGGGCCGCTGATGTTCTACTACCGCGAGGACCTCTTCAAGAAGCACAACCTCAAGGTCCCCACCACCTGGGACGAGTTCGCCGAGACCGCCCGCGCCGCCAAGAAGGCCGCCCCCGACGCGTTCCTCACCACGTTCTCCTCCCAGGACTCGGGGCTCTTCGCCGGACTCGCCCAGCAGGCCGGCGCCAAGTGGTGGACGGTGGACGCCGACGGCAAGTGGACCGTCGACATCGCGAGCGACGCCACCGACAAGGTCGCCGGATTCTGGGGCGGCCTCGTCGAGGAGGGCGTCATCGACAACCAGCCGATGTACACCCCGGCCTGGAACAACGCCCTCAACAAGGGCACCCACCTCGCCTGGGTCTCCGCCGTGTGGGCCCCCGGCGTCCTCGTCAGCTCGGCCCCCGACACCAAGGGCAAGTGGCGCATGGCCCCGCTCCCGCAGTGGTCCGCCGGCGAGAACGTCACGGGCAGCTGGGGCGGCTCCTCCACCGGCGTCTCGACCGACTCCAAGAACGCCGAGGCCGCCGCCAAGTTCATCAAGTGGCTGAACACCGACACCGAGGCGCTCGCCGCCCTGGTCAAGGAGTCCGGCATCTACCCGGCCGCCACCGAGGCGCAGTCCGGATCCGTACTCGCCACGCCCGCGTTCTTCCCGAACCAGAAGGACTTCTACGCGACGGCCGCCAAGATCTCCGCGACCACCGTCGCCTCCGCCTGGGGACCGAACGTCCAGACCGCGTACGACGCGTTCACCGACAGCTTCGGCAAGGCCACCAAGGCGAAGAAGAAGACGAAGTTCCTGTCCGCCGTCGGGGACATGCAGTCCCAGACCTTCGCGGACATGAAGAAGCAGGGATTCAAGGTGACCGAGGGATGA
- a CDS encoding LacI family DNA-binding transcriptional regulator, whose amino-acid sequence MTTSTNGRRKPPTVHDVAREAGVSRGTVSRVLNGGHYVSPAARKAVEAAIKKTGYVVNRHARSLITGRSDSVAFLLTEPQEKFFEDPNFNVLLRGCTEHLAKHDIPLLLMLASNEDERRRLTRYITSGHVDGVLLVSSHSGDPVAAELLDAGIPLVACGKPLGLGTKVSYVAVDEREGAHEMVRHLVATGRRRIGMITGPLDTPGGTERLAGYRDVLAEAGLPYDPALVAEGDYRRAGGEEAAARLLAQAPDMDAVFVASDLMAQGVVSTLQHAGRVVPDDIAVGGFDDSPAATAVSPALTTMRQPFDRISAEMVRVLLAQIAGEDTAAVILPTELVVRDSA is encoded by the coding sequence ATGACCACCAGTACGAACGGACGCCGCAAGCCTCCCACCGTCCACGACGTGGCGAGGGAGGCGGGCGTCTCACGGGGAACCGTCTCCCGTGTCCTCAACGGGGGCCACTACGTCTCGCCCGCCGCACGCAAGGCGGTCGAGGCGGCCATCAAGAAGACCGGGTACGTCGTCAACCGGCACGCCCGCTCCCTGATCACCGGACGCTCGGACTCGGTGGCATTCCTCCTCACGGAGCCGCAGGAGAAGTTCTTCGAGGACCCGAACTTCAACGTCCTGCTCCGCGGCTGCACCGAGCACCTCGCCAAGCACGACATCCCGCTGCTGCTGATGCTCGCCTCGAACGAGGACGAGCGCCGCCGTCTGACCCGCTACATCACCTCGGGCCATGTCGACGGCGTGCTCCTGGTCTCCAGCCACAGCGGGGACCCGGTCGCGGCCGAGCTGCTGGACGCCGGAATCCCCCTGGTGGCCTGCGGAAAGCCGCTCGGCCTCGGTACGAAGGTCAGCTACGTCGCCGTCGACGAGCGCGAGGGCGCCCACGAGATGGTCCGCCACCTCGTCGCCACCGGACGCCGTCGCATCGGCATGATCACCGGCCCGCTCGACACCCCGGGCGGCACCGAGCGCCTGGCCGGGTACCGCGACGTACTGGCCGAGGCAGGTCTCCCGTACGACCCGGCGCTGGTGGCGGAGGGCGACTACCGGCGGGCCGGCGGCGAGGAAGCGGCCGCCCGCCTCCTGGCCCAAGCCCCGGACATGGACGCCGTGTTCGTCGCCTCCGACCTCATGGCCCAGGGCGTCGTCTCCACGCTCCAGCACGCCGGACGCGTGGTCCCCGACGACATCGCGGTCGGCGGTTTCGACGACTCCCCGGCGGCCACGGCGGTCAGCCCGGCGCTGACCACGATGCGCCAGCCCTTCGACCGGATCAGCGCCGAGATGGTGCGCGTGCTCCTCGCCCAGATCGCGGGCGAGGACACGGCGGCGGTGATACTCCCGACGGAACTGGTCGTACGCGACTCGGCCTAG
- a CDS encoding class I SAM-dependent methyltransferase, with protein sequence MADDQFTDPELAALYDTLNSSEPRDDFAFYLPLIMSAQAVLDVGCGTGTLLHDARRAGHTGALVGLDPAPAMLERARAHPDIQWMLGTLGSAAWDQEFDLVVMSGHAFQVFVEDDELRSALQGIRTSLKPGGRFAFETRNPAVRGWERWDKEYSSEVQDASGATIRTVCAVETPVTGDRVTFTTTYTGPAWPEPQVSRSTLRFLDPDVLLAHLAAAGLVIVEQYGDWDRTPLTPSSPEIITIAIRPY encoded by the coding sequence ATGGCCGACGACCAGTTCACCGACCCCGAACTCGCCGCTCTCTACGACACGTTGAACTCCTCCGAGCCGCGCGACGACTTCGCCTTCTACCTCCCCCTGATCATGTCCGCGCAGGCCGTGCTCGACGTCGGCTGCGGAACGGGCACCCTGCTGCACGACGCCCGTCGCGCGGGTCACACGGGGGCGCTCGTCGGACTGGATCCGGCACCCGCGATGCTGGAGCGGGCCCGGGCGCATCCGGACATCCAGTGGATGCTCGGCACCCTCGGATCGGCCGCCTGGGACCAGGAGTTCGACCTGGTGGTGATGAGCGGACACGCCTTCCAGGTCTTCGTGGAGGACGACGAACTGCGCAGCGCACTGCAGGGCATCCGCACCTCCCTGAAGCCCGGCGGACGCTTCGCCTTCGAGACGCGCAACCCGGCGGTCCGGGGCTGGGAGCGCTGGGACAAGGAGTACTCGTCGGAGGTGCAGGACGCCTCGGGCGCGACGATACGGACGGTGTGCGCGGTGGAGACCCCGGTCACCGGCGACCGGGTCACCTTCACGACCACCTACACAGGACCTGCCTGGCCCGAACCGCAGGTCAGCCGCAGCACGCTCCGGTTCCTCGACCCGGACGTCCTCCTCGCGCACCTCGCGGCGGCGGGTCTGGTGATCGTGGAGCAGTACGGCGACTGGGACCGCACCCCGCTGACCCCGAGCAGCCCGGAGATCATCACGATCGCCATCAGGCCCTACTGA
- a CDS encoding beta-galactosidase gives MSSALPHDRLPLAYGGDYNPEQWPREVWEEDVRLMREAGVTVVSLGVFAWARTEPRRGTYDWEWLDTIIGMLHAAGISVDLATPTVVPPAWFYRAHPDALPVTRDGVRLAFGSRGAICHSSADYRAAAASITTKIAERYGSHPAVVLWHVHNEYGAPVLTCYCDNCAAAFRLWLQDRHGSLDALNEAWGTAFWGQQYGDWEEITPPRTTPTVCNPTQQLDYQRFADAQARANFVAERDILHRLSPGVPVTTNFMVAPSQCQSIDYWAWAAEVDLVTNDHYLVTDGRRTHVNLALTADLTRSVAGGGPWLLLEHATSGVNWQPYNPAKLPGEMARNSLSHVARGSEGAMFFQWRQSRSGAEKFHSSMLPHGGTGTRVWNEVVELGRTLGELADLRATRTHGNVAMIWSWESMWAQSLEWRPSEDLDARERLESFYEALYDRHLTVDFFAPSGIGGLDPERYPLLVVPQLYAAPASVAADLESYVARGGTLVVSFFSGIVDENDTVHPGPHPGVLRDVLGLTVEEFSPLLPGEKVTVGTGTGETYEADLWAEVVVPNGCETLATFTDGRTAGHPALTRHVLGEGTAWYLATRLTGDSLAAVVDLALADAGIAPSGLPRDVELVVREGESGTFRFAINHTDAEVKVTLPDGSRACVPAGAVEVFRDPR, from the coding sequence ATGTCCTCCGCCCTTCCGCACGACCGCCTGCCGCTTGCCTACGGGGGTGACTACAACCCCGAGCAGTGGCCGCGGGAGGTCTGGGAGGAGGACGTACGGCTCATGCGGGAGGCCGGGGTCACCGTGGTCTCGCTCGGCGTCTTCGCCTGGGCGCGGACCGAGCCGAGGCGCGGCACGTACGACTGGGAATGGCTCGACACGATCATCGGGATGCTCCACGCGGCGGGGATATCCGTCGACCTGGCCACCCCGACCGTGGTGCCGCCCGCCTGGTTCTACCGCGCCCACCCCGACGCACTGCCCGTCACCCGCGACGGGGTCCGGCTCGCCTTCGGCTCACGCGGCGCGATCTGCCACTCCAGCGCCGACTACCGGGCGGCCGCCGCCTCGATCACCACCAAGATCGCCGAGCGGTACGGCAGCCACCCCGCGGTCGTCCTGTGGCACGTCCACAACGAGTACGGCGCACCTGTCCTGACCTGCTACTGCGACAACTGCGCAGCAGCGTTCCGGCTCTGGCTCCAGGACCGCCACGGCTCGCTGGACGCCCTCAACGAGGCCTGGGGAACGGCCTTCTGGGGCCAGCAGTACGGCGACTGGGAGGAGATCACCCCGCCCCGTACGACCCCCACCGTCTGCAACCCCACGCAGCAGCTGGACTACCAGCGCTTCGCCGACGCCCAGGCCCGCGCCAACTTCGTCGCCGAGCGCGACATCCTGCACCGCCTCTCCCCCGGCGTGCCCGTGACCACCAACTTCATGGTCGCGCCCAGCCAGTGCCAGTCCATCGACTACTGGGCCTGGGCGGCGGAGGTCGACCTCGTCACCAACGACCACTACCTGGTCACCGACGGCCGCCGCACCCACGTCAACCTGGCCCTCACCGCCGACCTGACGCGTTCGGTGGCGGGCGGCGGCCCCTGGCTGCTGCTGGAGCACGCCACGTCCGGCGTCAACTGGCAGCCGTACAACCCGGCCAAGCTCCCCGGCGAGATGGCCCGCAACTCCCTGTCGCACGTGGCCCGCGGCTCCGAGGGCGCGATGTTCTTCCAGTGGCGGCAGTCCCGCAGCGGCGCGGAGAAGTTCCACTCCTCGATGCTGCCGCACGGCGGCACCGGCACCCGCGTCTGGAACGAGGTCGTCGAACTCGGCCGCACACTGGGCGAGTTGGCCGATCTGCGCGCCACCCGCACCCACGGCAACGTCGCGATGATCTGGTCGTGGGAGTCGATGTGGGCGCAGAGCCTGGAATGGCGCCCCAGCGAGGACCTGGACGCCCGTGAGCGGCTCGAATCCTTCTACGAGGCGCTGTACGACCGGCACCTCACCGTCGACTTCTTCGCCCCGTCCGGCATTGGCGGCCTGGACCCCGAGCGATACCCGCTGCTCGTCGTCCCGCAGCTGTACGCGGCGCCCGCCTCCGTCGCAGCCGACCTGGAGAGCTACGTCGCGCGCGGCGGGACGCTGGTGGTCTCGTTCTTCTCCGGCATCGTCGACGAGAACGACACCGTGCACCCCGGCCCGCACCCGGGTGTGCTCCGTGACGTACTCGGCCTGACCGTCGAGGAGTTCAGCCCGCTGCTGCCCGGCGAGAAGGTCACCGTCGGCACCGGTACGGGCGAGACGTACGAGGCGGACCTCTGGGCGGAGGTCGTCGTACCGAACGGCTGCGAGACCCTCGCCACCTTCACCGACGGCCGCACCGCCGGGCACCCGGCGCTCACCCGGCACGTACTCGGCGAGGGCACCGCCTGGTATCTGGCGACGCGGCTGACCGGCGACAGCCTGGCGGCCGTCGTGGATCTCGCCCTCGCGGACGCCGGCATCGCACCCTCCGGGCTCCCGCGTGATGTCGAACTCGTCGTACGGGAAGGCGAGTCGGGCACGTTCCGCTTCGCGATCAACCACACCGACGCCGAGGTGAAGGTCACCCTGCCCGACGGGTCCCGCGCCTGTGTCCCCGCGGGCGCGGTCGAGGTCTTCCGCGACCCCCGCTGA
- a CDS encoding tetratricopeptide repeat protein: protein MNADHEWDAALAEAVLLREQGKPEQARERLLALAEKHPDSVEVAYQTAWVHDVLGLEADAVPFYERALSAPGLTEEDRHGVFLGLGSTYRILGRYEEALRTLRRGLAEFPDDAALQAFLAMALYNTGDGREAVASLLRVLAATSADSRVQQYRRAIEHYAGDLDAVEQ, encoded by the coding sequence ATGAACGCTGATCATGAATGGGACGCCGCCCTGGCCGAAGCCGTACTACTCCGCGAGCAGGGGAAGCCGGAGCAGGCGCGCGAACGGCTCCTCGCCCTGGCGGAGAAGCACCCGGACAGCGTCGAGGTCGCGTACCAGACGGCGTGGGTGCACGACGTACTCGGGCTCGAGGCCGATGCGGTGCCGTTCTACGAGCGGGCGTTGAGCGCTCCGGGGCTCACGGAGGAGGACCGGCACGGGGTGTTCCTGGGCCTCGGCTCCACCTACCGGATCCTCGGCCGCTACGAGGAGGCGCTGAGAACGCTGCGCCGCGGCCTGGCGGAGTTCCCGGACGACGCCGCCCTGCAGGCCTTCCTCGCCATGGCGCTCTACAACACGGGTGATGGCCGGGAGGCTGTCGCATCGCTGCTCAGGGTGCTGGCGGCGACCAGCGCGGACAGCCGCGTCCAGCAGTACCGGCGCGCGATCGAGCACTACGCGGGCGACCTCGACGCGGTCGAGCAGTGA
- a CDS encoding carbohydrate ABC transporter permease, with protein sequence MTPLTLTATTDRPSRAKRTAWIPTLVMAIGALYCLIPVAWVVMASTKNRSELFSTFTMSPGSGFMDNVSQLSSYRDGIYWQWMGNSAFYAGAGALLSAAVSAAGGYALGRFAFRGREFVFKLILAGVLVPGIVLAVPQYLLMSKMGLADSYWSMLLPSILSPYGVYLVRIYASAAVPAELLEAARMDGASEWRIFSRIAVPMMMPGLVTVFLFQFVGIWNNFLLPYVMLADDTKFPITLGLYTLMAQGASQPALYTLVITGCLLAVIPLIALFLVIQRFWSLDLLSGSVKA encoded by the coding sequence ATGACCCCCCTCACCCTGACCGCCACCACGGACCGCCCCTCCCGTGCGAAGCGCACCGCCTGGATCCCCACGCTCGTCATGGCGATCGGCGCGCTGTACTGCCTGATCCCCGTGGCCTGGGTCGTCATGGCGTCGACGAAGAACCGCTCCGAGCTGTTCTCCACCTTCACGATGTCGCCCGGCTCCGGCTTCATGGACAACGTCAGCCAGCTGAGCTCCTACCGCGACGGCATCTACTGGCAGTGGATGGGCAACTCCGCCTTCTACGCGGGCGCCGGCGCCCTCCTGTCCGCGGCGGTCTCCGCCGCCGGCGGCTATGCGCTCGGCCGGTTCGCCTTCCGCGGACGGGAGTTCGTCTTCAAGCTGATCCTGGCCGGCGTGCTCGTCCCGGGCATCGTGCTCGCGGTCCCGCAGTACCTGCTGATGTCCAAGATGGGCCTCGCCGACTCGTACTGGTCGATGCTGCTGCCGTCGATCCTCTCCCCGTACGGCGTCTACCTGGTCCGCATCTACGCGAGCGCCGCCGTCCCCGCCGAACTCCTGGAAGCGGCCCGCATGGACGGTGCGAGCGAGTGGCGCATCTTCTCGCGGATCGCGGTCCCGATGATGATGCCGGGCCTGGTCACCGTCTTCCTCTTCCAGTTCGTCGGCATCTGGAACAACTTCCTGCTGCCGTACGTCATGCTGGCCGACGACACCAAGTTCCCGATCACCCTGGGGCTTTACACCCTCATGGCCCAGGGCGCCTCGCAACCCGCTCTCTATACACTGGTCATCACCGGGTGTCTGCTGGCGGTCATCCCCCTGATCGCTCTCTTCCTGGTGATCCAGCGTTTCTGGTCCCTGGACCTGCTGAGCGGATCGGTCAAGGCCTGA
- a CDS encoding glycoside hydrolase family 53 protein → MRRRTVLAAAGAAALAAPVLTAAPALAASTHRRLEIRGVDISSLPKDEDFGAVYRYADGRRDDAIRILASYGVTHARLKVWVHPADGYNTKKQILPLARRLKRAGIGIWIDFHYSDVWADPAHQTKPEAWATLDVAGLTRAVYDHTADVLGSLKRQGTPADLVQIGNEINGGLLWPEGKNWGDGSGGWATQAAFLKAGLTAARDTTPRVRTMLHIASGGDNGTSRWWFDNAVSYGLDFDIIGQSYYPFWHGDLATALANMTDLAARYDKPVVIAETAYPFTLESEDATNDILYDPSQLTPGFPATPEGQAAWLRAVADLQAAIPGGKGLGYCYWEGVWTYREGDGWDPTDPTSGNAWENLALFDFDDKALPGLKTLGRYRG, encoded by the coding sequence ATGCGCAGACGTACCGTTCTCGCCGCCGCGGGAGCCGCCGCCCTGGCGGCCCCCGTCCTGACCGCGGCCCCCGCCCTCGCCGCGAGCACGCACCGCCGCCTGGAGATCCGCGGCGTGGACATCTCCTCGCTCCCCAAGGACGAGGACTTCGGCGCGGTCTACCGCTACGCCGACGGCCGCCGCGACGACGCGATCCGCATCCTCGCGTCGTACGGCGTCACCCACGCCCGTCTCAAGGTGTGGGTGCACCCGGCGGACGGCTACAACACCAAGAAGCAGATCCTCCCGCTGGCCCGCCGCCTCAAGCGCGCCGGAATCGGCATCTGGATCGACTTCCACTACTCCGACGTCTGGGCCGACCCGGCGCACCAGACCAAGCCCGAGGCCTGGGCGACCCTGGACGTGGCGGGCCTGACCCGGGCCGTCTACGACCACACGGCCGATGTCCTCGGCTCGCTCAAGCGCCAGGGCACGCCCGCCGACCTCGTACAGATCGGCAACGAGATCAACGGCGGCCTGCTCTGGCCCGAGGGCAAGAACTGGGGCGACGGGTCCGGGGGCTGGGCCACGCAGGCCGCGTTCCTCAAGGCGGGTCTCACCGCCGCCCGCGACACCACCCCGCGCGTCCGCACGATGCTCCACATCGCCTCGGGCGGCGACAACGGCACGTCACGCTGGTGGTTCGACAACGCCGTCTCGTACGGCCTGGACTTCGACATCATCGGCCAGTCCTACTACCCCTTCTGGCACGGCGACCTGGCGACGGCGCTCGCCAACATGACGGATCTGGCGGCCCGTTACGACAAGCCGGTCGTGATCGCGGAGACGGCGTACCCGTTCACGCTGGAGAGCGAGGACGCGACGAACGACATCCTGTACGACCCCTCCCAGCTCACGCCGGGCTTCCCCGCGACCCCCGAGGGCCAGGCGGCGTGGCTGCGCGCGGTGGCCGACCTCCAGGCCGCGATCCCCGGCGGCAAGGGCCTCGGCTACTGCTACTGGGAGGGCGTCTGGACGTACCGCGAGGGCGACGGCTGGGACCCGACGGACCCCACCTCCGGAAACGCCTGGGAGAACCTCGCGCTCTTCGACTTCGACGACAAGGCGCTGCCCGGTCTGAAGACCCTGGGCCGCTACCGGGGCTGA
- a CDS encoding carbohydrate ABC transporter permease, protein MTTTPLEGSGRLTAGPLADGATSPVRPRRPRRRGRSAPYWFLVPTLTLFAAFTVVPIGYAIWLSLHKVQVKGAGLGRGARAEVWNGIGNYADVFENSEFGHSILRAFGYGLIVIPTMLGLALVFALMLDTPLVRGASFTRLAIFLPYAVPGIIAAVMWGFLYLPDVSPFYYVLRELGLPQPDLFDGGNLYLSLANIAVWGGTGFNMIVIYTALRAIPQEIYEAAKIDGASNLKIALRIKIPIVMPSLVLTFFFSVIATLQVFTEPKTLRTLTNGVSNSWSPLLAIYDSAFGRSDIYGASATAVVLAGATFLLSFTLLRISDRFTREDKA, encoded by the coding sequence ATGACCACCACTCCGCTCGAGGGTTCCGGCCGTCTGACGGCCGGGCCCTTGGCGGACGGTGCCACCAGTCCCGTCCGCCCCCGCCGCCCGCGACGCCGAGGCCGCTCGGCCCCGTACTGGTTCCTGGTCCCCACCCTCACCCTGTTCGCCGCCTTCACGGTCGTCCCCATCGGGTACGCGATCTGGCTCAGCCTCCACAAGGTGCAGGTCAAGGGCGCAGGACTCGGCCGAGGCGCCCGCGCCGAAGTCTGGAACGGCATCGGCAACTACGCCGACGTCTTCGAGAACTCCGAGTTCGGCCACAGCATCCTGCGCGCCTTCGGCTACGGACTGATCGTCATCCCCACCATGCTCGGCCTGGCGCTCGTCTTCGCGCTGATGCTCGACACCCCGCTGGTGCGCGGCGCCTCCTTCACCCGCCTCGCGATCTTCCTTCCGTACGCGGTGCCGGGAATCATCGCCGCCGTCATGTGGGGCTTCCTCTACCTGCCCGACGTCAGCCCCTTCTACTACGTGCTGCGCGAGCTCGGCCTCCCGCAGCCCGACCTGTTCGACGGCGGCAACCTCTACCTCTCCCTCGCCAACATCGCGGTCTGGGGCGGCACCGGCTTCAACATGATCGTCATCTACACGGCGCTGCGCGCGATACCGCAGGAGATCTACGAGGCCGCGAAGATCGACGGCGCCTCCAACCTGAAGATCGCTCTCCGGATCAAGATTCCGATCGTGATGCCCTCGCTGGTCCTCACCTTCTTCTTCTCGGTCATCGCCACCCTGCAGGTCTTCACCGAGCCCAAGACGCTCCGCACCCTGACCAACGGCGTCTCCAACTCCTGGAGCCCGCTGCTGGCCATCTACGACAGCGCCTTCGGCCGCTCCGACATCTACGGCGCCTCCGCCACCGCGGTCGTCCTCGCCGGGGCCACGTTCCTCCTGTCCTTCACCCTCCTGCGCATCTCCGACCGCTTCACCCGGGAGGACAAGGCATGA
- a CDS encoding LysE family transporter: MGGALGAGLLAGYGIAIPVGAVGAYLVGLTARTSWRTGACAALGVATADGVYALIATAGGSSIAPVLAPVMDPLRWVSAVVLIVLAVRGGAAAVGQYRKRQTSARAEGTPVGPGRAYLGLLGMTLLNPTTVIYFAALVLGSRSTADPGVLAQVVFVAAAFAASASWQLLLAGGGTLLGRVLTSRRGRLGTALASSALILALAVRTLSG, translated from the coding sequence ATGGGCGGCGCGCTGGGCGCGGGCCTGCTCGCCGGGTACGGCATCGCCATTCCCGTGGGGGCCGTCGGCGCGTATCTGGTGGGGCTCACCGCCCGTACGAGCTGGCGGACCGGAGCCTGCGCGGCCCTCGGGGTCGCGACCGCCGACGGGGTGTACGCGCTGATCGCGACGGCCGGGGGCTCCTCGATCGCCCCCGTGCTGGCACCGGTCATGGATCCGCTGAGGTGGGTTTCCGCCGTGGTCCTGATCGTGCTGGCCGTACGGGGCGGGGCCGCCGCGGTCGGTCAGTACCGGAAGCGGCAGACCTCCGCACGCGCCGAAGGGACACCCGTCGGGCCCGGCCGGGCCTATCTCGGGCTCCTCGGGATGACCCTGCTCAACCCGACCACCGTGATCTACTTCGCGGCGCTCGTCCTCGGCAGCCGCTCTACGGCGGACCCGGGCGTACTGGCACAGGTGGTGTTCGTCGCCGCCGCGTTCGCCGCCTCCGCCAGCTGGCAGTTGCTGCTGGCCGGGGGCGGGACGCTGCTCGGGCGGGTGCTGACCAGCAGGCGCGGACGGCTGGGCACCGCGCTCGCGTCGTCGGCGCTGATTCTTGCGCTGGCCGTCCGTACGCTCTCGGGCTAG